The window AACTTGTTGATTAAACCCCAAAAATTCTTTTGGAGCAACACAACAAATAATATATTCTGCTCAACAAGAAGCTAGTATTTCTGGTTCTAAAATAAGGCACTTTGATATTAATGTATAGAATGTATCTCAATAAAATATACCATTATTAACATAATAGGTTGTGGGAAAATATCTAAAGGATAATGTTCACCATTTCCCCCATGCCATTATGCAGGGGTGGTCATCAGTTGCTTTACCCATTTCTACTAATAATGAACGTATGCTGCGTGATTTTGCCATATCTCAGCTTGACACACATGACGTCTGGATGCAGGATGGTGCTCCACCTCATTAGGACAGAAATGAACGTGGCTTCTTGGATGACACTTCTGATatgtggatcatcatcatcatcatcgtttaacatccgttttccatgctagcatgggttggacggttcaaccagggtctgggaagccaggaggctgcaccaggctctagtcttttctggcagtgtttctacaactggatgcccttcctaacgccaaccactcagagtgtagtgggtgctttttacgtgccactggaacaggtgccaggggaggctggcaatggctacaataggttggtgctttttacatgtcactggcacggaggccagtcaaggtggcactggcatcggccacgttcggatggtgctttttacgtgccaccggcacagggattaCAACTACAATCAGCAGGAGAGGAACCATGGACTGGCCTCCACGATTGCGGGACCAGAGTCCTTGTGGGGTATCCCGAAGGAACACGTCTACTTCCAAGATGTTTGGACAATACCCAAGTTGAGGAGAAAGAATTATTGCAGAATTTGTAGTCCTGGACAATGATAAGGACTTGTGTCTGTGAATCTGCCATTCCATCCAGAGAAGAATCCAGTTTGTGTATTGATTCGGAAGGACAACACTTTGAAGATACAATataagtgttgttttgtttttgtcttgaaATTATAAttgtacaatcatcatcatcatttaatgtccattttccatgctggcatgagttggatggtttgactgaggtctggagagacagtggttgcaccaggctccaatcttgatctggcagagtttctacagctggatgcccttcctaacgccaaccactctgagagtgtagtgggtgctttttatgttccatcagcacaggagccagtcaggcggcactggcattgaccacactcgaatggtgccttttatgtgccaccagctcaggagccagtcaggaAGGTCTGGTATCaatcacattcggatagtgctttttatgtgccactggcacggaagccagtcagggggcactgaccacagctacgatattggttgtacttgattcaacaggtcttctcaaatatatttcacctgatgcatcaaggatattcttaacaGGGATGGGCAagcatggctgcgatctcactttagttgccgggtAAATAAAAGTTACTatcactatgacccagcgttgccgggtcatagtgctagtgcatgcatatacagctgcgtgcgtgctcACATACACGCgaatactgtccaaatctctgaccaatcacatacagctagctggcattcaattggtgtatcaagtttcgggcattttgattgggttttggatagaaaattcacaaaaaagtcacttctattgattttttaatggctttgcggggtgactggggaaatgtaaagatgtgcacgaccacccttggacggttttgaatgaccatagaaagtgcgagccctctaactgaaaaattgtggatttgtataaaggacacacacacacacggacattttgccgtttatatatattgagatatcattttgaaatttgtttattgttattattagaacTGGATAAAGCAACTTATGGCCATCcctgtgtataagagagagagagcttatagTGTCTTGTATTTACCATTCTCTGTCTTTCTGGTGTCATTGGATATCTGTTTGTAGAAATGACCTCTTCGTAGGGTGGAGGTGGTTGATATAGCGACAGGTTGTCAGACTCCACATCAGCTGAAGAGTTTACTTCCATCTGAGAATCAGCTGCAAAAtcagaaaaaaacccaaattgCATTAACATCGTTAATATTACACAAAACATCAACATTattgctacatcatcatcatcatcgttgtcatcatcatcattacaaataAGAACATTATCATTACAAACCTCTGTAAATGTTCAAGCtataagaaataacagccaagttgtcctcaaatcacactctgacatcttcaaTAAGGAAATGTGAATTGGACAAAATAGTTCCTGAGATACAAAACTgaaggatggtcatggttggaatgtctttggttaGAGATCTACTGACAAAGTTTTCAACAATTTACATAATCCTGCTGACAATGATCCTCGACCTCATTAAATTTCCTCGTTATCATTAATGGCAGAATGGGGAACTAAATTCTCCTGAGGTGTTCAGTTACGATCCTAGTCATTCAGAGTTCAAAACCcatcagggttaataaaatgaaCAGAACCCCAAACACTTGACCAGTAGTTTAACATATGTCCAGAATCCAATAAAATCCTTTCTACAACAAGACCTAAAATTTGGTTGCCGGGAGCGGGGGTAAGTGAACCCCAGTaccccactggtacttattttattgacctcaaatggACAAGAGGCTATGTctatcttggtgggatttgaactcagattgtaaagtcaggtgaaatgctgttaagcattttgttttaataattctgTCGGCTTGCCACCTTAAGTGCCTacaataatggtttccaattttgccacaagggcagcaattttgggggagggtgaagGTCACTACATAGAACGACCCCCAGTAGAGTCACCTTTTTTTGTGAacaaatgtacactaatttcatcatcatcatcgtttaacatctgttttccatgctggcataggttggacagttcgaccagggtctgggaagccaggaggctgcaccaggctccagtctgatctggcagtgtttctacagctggatgcccttcctaatgccaaccactccgagagtgtagtgggtgctttttacataccaccagcacaggtgccaggcgaggctggtaacggctatgatcagttggtgcttttatgtgccgccggcatggaagccagtcgagacgGCGCTAGCAatagccacgttcggatggtgctttttacgtgccaccggcactggtatcacaactgaaaagtatgttgtctattgactattttatgcatgctagccactggtagaaaatttctctaatttttctatcctatactctttactcttttacttgtttcaatcatttgactgcggccatgctggagcaccgcctttagtcgagaaaatcaaccctgggacttattctttgtaaacctagtacttattctatcggtctcttttgccgaaccgctaagtgacggggacgtaaacacaccagcatcggttgtgaagcaatgctagggggacaaacacagacacacaaacatatacacacacacttatatatatatatatacatatatacgacaggcttctttcagtttccgtctaccaaatccactcacaaggtattggtcggcccgggtctatagcagaagacaccttcccaagatgccacacagtgggactgaacccggaaccatgtggctggttagcaagctacttaccacacagccactcctgtgcctatatatattttcctaatatGATTCTCGtaattttgaagaaaatcaaCCACTGCCAagtggcatcagccacaactgtaATTTCCAAttgattgtgattttgattttacttgactcaataagtctaCTCAGGCTCATCTTCCATCTTGCCATTTCTATATTAACCTTTAAAAAACTGGGATCATCTattgagcttgtgtgtgtgtgtgtgtgtgtgtgtgtgtgtgtaaggtggcagaatcgttagtatgttgGGAAATTGCTTAAGTAgcattttctctctccttatgttccgagttcaaatcctgccgtggtCAACCATGCCACTCATCCTTTCAGTTGCGTACTGAGCGTTGAGGTATTTTTCTTACCCCACCCCAACAACATTTCAAtccttgtacctacagtagaaaggattgttttgtgtgtgcatgtgtgggaaggggtttgaaaaaaaaagacaaaaaccacTTTAGagaattactatttgtaaatctcacaacatgagatattcaacaacagtactttggagtaaagattgtttgccaacataacatggcagtcctggtttaggatgaatgttactgtaacttagccccaggagacatcgtctccagctggccatacgacccgatctgtgtccttatattttcaagcaAGGgaataaggacacagatcatgttttatagccagctggagacgatgtctcctggggctaaattacagcaacattcgtcctaaaccaggactaccatgttatgttggcaaacaatctttactgcaAAGACCTCTTTGTTTTAGAGATTTGCTGAAAGAAGgacaaggaagaaagagagaactcCTTACATGTGGTCTGCGCTCTGTGACGTCCTCTTTGCTGCAGGCAGTAGACAATGGTGAGAAATATAACAATTGCTAAACCTATGATAATCATCACCAAGATGGTATTCACATTGTCTTCTCCATcatctgaaatataaaatgaaataatcataCTTCATGGATTCTACTGCAAGAATGGTTATGGCAATAATGCAGAGGAAACGGCAAAAGAGATGACGAGAGTTATGCAACATGGATGACGGCATGCGGTACTTGAACTGTTCTCTCCAGTAATCTTGGTTCGTTTCtaacttttactgttttacttgtttcagtcagtttgactgtggccatgctggagcaccgcctttagtcgagcaactcgaccccgggacttattctttgtaagcctagtacttattctatcagtctcttttgacgaaccgctaagttatggagacgtaaacacaccagcatcggttgtcaagcgatgttgtggggacaaacacagacacataaacacacacacacacacacatatatatatatatatgatgggcttctttcagtttccgtctaccaaatccactcacaaggctttggtcagcccgagacaatagcagaagacacttgcccaaggtgccatgcagtgggactgaacccagaaccatgtggttggtaaataaactacttaccacacagccacacctgcacctataattagtcaatttaaattttacaattctCTCCCTTGTCTCATTTGAAAAGAATTTTCATTAAGGCTAAATgacacattatttacaatggatggataggtgtccccaccttgtttgttgttatcacaacatttcagctgatgtactctccagccttcctCAGGTGTTCTAGTGGAATTTCGAACCCGACCCTTTATTTGACAAATggggtacactgttctcattcctaagtacCTTTTTTTGCTgatgccatttttttttatttcctaggTTATTTGCTTGTAGGCCTATGGGCATATAGCCTAGTTTATAAGAGCATGGACTACTAACCctcacattctgggttcaatcctaatCAGGGGCTTgagaaataatatcaacaaaaaaggcggcgagctggcagaatcactagcacgccgggcgaaatgcgtagccatattttgtctgccgttacgttctgagttcaaattctgctgagatcgactttgcctttcatcttttcggggtcgattaaataagtacaagttatacactggggtcgtaaagaaataggtatttcatctgccgttatgttctgagttcaaattccaccgaggttgactttgcctttcatcctttcgggggtcgataaattaagtaccagttacgcactggggtcgatataatcgacttaatccctttgtctgtccttgtttgtctcctctgtgtttggccccttgtgggcagtaaagaaataaatgtaaaaaaaaaaacacaacaccagCAAAAAAGGATACTTAGGAGTGAGAACAGAGTACCctattagtcaaataaagggttgggtttgaaattccaccaggacacctgatgacggctggagagtacatcagccgaaatgttgaggtaacaacaaacaagatgaggacagctAACCAtccataatgtacataattcttcatctcaaaaatatagaataatattaaataacattTCCAGTTTTGtttcataacttagcagctcaacaAATAGATATTGATACAATAGATACCAGTCTGAATACTGGTGTTCTTGTCATTGATTATAACTAcatgaggcagtgctccagcatggcctcaatccAACAACTAGAACTAAAATAGACAAggaaacaattattgttgttttgtcctCAATATTTAACTCTGTGACCACAAAGGTTCCAGTTGTGGCCATCCTGTTCTATACATTAAACACTACAtgttcattgtttctttttttttttaagatagttgggtgtgatttgaaagagatttggctgctaattctagcaagcTGACCAGGTGCCTGGTTTGAGCATGCCTTCCTCCAGTCCCAGGGCcactaaaaaagtaaaaaagacaaaaacaatgaaaagagaacAACAATGGCAACGTTGTTGATAAAAGAGAAAGATTTTAACAAGAATTTGTCGacaggtgccacgtaaaagcatccagcacacactgcaaagtggttggcattaggaagggaatccagccatagaaaccatgccagaacaatgGAGTCTGGCGTGGCCCCTGGCCTTgttagctctggtcaaactgtccaacccataccagcatggaaaacagacattataaGTAGCATTAAGTAAAATATGGGTGTGTACAATCATATTCAACACATCTATGTACACTTAAGTGAGGAAAACTGCTGTGAAAATTAAATTCCCCTTAAAGACAAGTGTGGGAAAACAACACCACTGGGCCACGATATCATTGCACTACAGGACGTGCTTTGTGAGCTATGAACACTGGATCCCTTGTTCATAGCCAACTAAAAACTGCCGTTTTTATATTTAAACAGAAACTGATAAGTTTGCTGATGTGTGCAAAGCTATGTCAAGCTAAAATGATTTAACTAGAGGCACACTAAGCAATGTCAATTGTAACATAGGTGcatacaattatatttaacacATTTGTGTACACCCAAACGTGGAGAGGCCATTTCCGCAGAAATTGTCTCCTTATAAACATTGATGATGCCCAATGACACAGAAACACGTATCCTACAGTATGATGATATTATTCATAGCCCAGCATATAGTGCTGGGTCCGACAGCATTTAGGGCTGCCTTCTGAAGgaactggtagtggtggtggcggtaaagGGGTAGACTGTATTACTTAGTCAATtgtcaatctttatatatataaagctgaagttgtctgtgtgtagcaggtttggtagccttcaactaacattctcctccgagaccctgtggcacaagttgaccaaaattgagagtatgatagaagaaggcttgctcttccttccatagaagaaaaaattcaaatcggaccatgttaacaccaaaaattatttacatcaaaaaggtgctttttttctatgaaaatccctattttttacgatttttttttactgctgtgtcgccatttttcggtgtatttcaaccagaaaaatgttcacttaaagagaataacaagctacataatgcaatttttttacttttcaaaaattccaattctaaagggtcaaaacaaacccgagcaacggcgggcgatactgctagtgatgaacataacatcatcatcatcatcatcatcatttaacgtccgctttccatgctagcatgggttggacagttcaactggggtctggggagcccgaaggctgcaccaggccagtcagatctggcagtgtttctacagctggatgcccttcctaacgccaaccactccgagagtgcagtgggtgattttatgtgccactgacacaggagccagacgaggctggcgaacggccacgctcggatggtgttttttatgtgccactgacacaggtgccagacgaggctggcagacggccacgctcggatggtgttttttatgtgccaccaacacaggtgccagacgaggctggcagacggccacgcttggatggtgtttttttatgtgccacagacacaggtgccagacgaggctggcgaaaatgaataaaagaaaacattgtcCTGGTGAAAAGAGGTTAGAAGAAAATAGCCTGACCAGCCACAGGTCAACCACAAAGGGAAACAGAAGCAATACTTACGACACAAGCTGAGATCCGATACACAGGATCCATTTTTACATCGTTTGTGATGCTCACAAAATGTACCTCGAGGAGCATCTGTTGTTCTTCTTGAGTTGTTATGAGTATTcattatgaaagacaaaattggtaTGATTTGGAGTTTACTCCACGGATTATCTTCAGCTgtaaatacagagagaaaaaaaaaaaattttgatgacCATCACCTATTACTTACATGCAATGATTCATGGATTGCGTTAGAGTAGAGTTTGGGTTTAAGAGGATCACGGTTGCTTTTTCTAGCACATAAGCTTCCTTGTGTAAGAGAAGTTGAGATAAGGGGTCATTTATCTTTTGTGAAGGTATGGAAGGGAAGCTGAGTAAGGAGTGCagaagggggaggaagagagaggagagaaagaagtgaaTAAAAGGGGGAGGGAGGAAGTAATAGATGAAAGGAACACATGTAGAGATGTGGATTAGCCACATGTGCAGGTAAGTGCAGCCACGTGTGCAGGTGAGGGCAACTGCAAACCAATTACTTAGAAGAGATAATTGCAGGGTGAGAGGAAAACTGAAATAGTTTATctgcaacaaatatttaaagatggagagagagagagagagagagagagagtgtgtgtgtgtgtgtgtgtgtgtgtatgctaaaaccatggttccacataaaaaggattggtgtgggtgctggtgccatgtagaaagcacccagtcTGTTCTATAAAGGGGgtcacattaggaagggcatccaacagcagaaatcatgccaaaacagacaatggaacctcaTGCGGCTCTTGGCTTTGtcaattcctgtcaaaccatctaacccatgccagcatggaaaacggatgtaaaATGAGAatgacccccccacacacacacacaatgtcctGGTTATGACATTAAACTGCAGCATCCACTGGTGATGCTCCAGCTTGGGAGTTACAGGGAGCACGGAGTCACCGCTTAATTACCATTATTCCGAAGTCTGTTCTGACCCAGAATGGTAAGACCTATCAAGGTCCCTCTCTATGGGTTACATAAATTTCCCAGGAGTAGAAAAGGCTCCCATTATTTTTGACAAAGCCATGTTGAAGGCAGATTTTCTGGAGAAAGACACTAAAAGACCCCAAACCTGGAGCCAAAACGGTCACCTTGCAATGCTTATCGCTGGAACCATCTCTATGGCAACTGAGAGAATggcaaaaagtgttgtacaagcttttgtcacttaaatccaaTGACATAAAGATGTCTCCCTGTCAGACCTCCTTTCTTGATCTGTTtttatcatcatccatcattttcAATTAaagttttgtccccgttaatgaGAGTGGTTGGATCGACCTCAATGCCACagcaaccaccctcacaccatctcgTCCGGGTTTGGGGcatcctcccttctcaagccaaccctcccaatctcctcctctcCCTATCTTCTCTGTCTACCTAGCTTTTgctgtccatttacctcaaactctaGCACCCTCTTCAGAACATCTTCCTCGTTCCTCCtcaacacatgtccataccacCTCACAGCCATCCGCCCTTGCCAGCTGTTCCActgattcctccaaccccagcatccatatcaagtcctcagtcctcctcttatcatCAAACAGCCCCAAGCCACAcattgctctctcagtccttctgAAAACTGACATCTCTCCCTCCTTGATCTGGCATGGGTTGCCCGGGGGcttgcaagccaggaggctgcaccaggctccaatttgatctggcagtgtttctacagctagatgcccttcctaatgccaaccactctgagaggccat of the Octopus sinensis linkage group LG1, ASM634580v1, whole genome shotgun sequence genome contains:
- the LOC115211733 gene encoding uncharacterized protein LOC115211733 isoform X2; the protein is MNTHNNSRRTTDAPRGTFCEHHKRCKNGSCVSDLSLCHDGEDNVNTILVMIIIGLAIVIFLTIVYCLQQRGRHRAQTTSDSQMEVNSSADVESDNLSLYQPPPPYEEVISTNRYPMTPERQRMQSFSVNVPVTPPPNYETALNILARSQEIVNTKPSLSSSPSHPDSMRRCRSEDILSPQHLRDNLPPFTFIPQLISNTNYNNNNSTSSSNR
- the LOC115211733 gene encoding uncharacterized protein LOC115211733 isoform X1 codes for the protein MANSAEDNPWSKLQIIPILSFIMNTHNNSRRTTDAPRGTFCEHHKRCKNGSCVSDLSLCHDGEDNVNTILVMIIIGLAIVIFLTIVYCLQQRGRHRAQTTSDSQMEVNSSADVESDNLSLYQPPPPYEEVISTNRYPMTPERQRMQSFSVNVPVTPPPNYETALNILARSQEIVNTKPSLSSSPSHPDSMRRCRSEDILSPQHLRDNLPPFTFIPQLISNTNYNNNNSTSSSNR